The proteins below come from a single Mycolicibacterium sp. TY81 genomic window:
- a CDS encoding alpha/beta fold hydrolase → MKYFVAAGEDRQLDAAARGGLRGSYIQLSDGVTHYELAGPAGRDVVVLTGGLTIPLFYWDELAVELHARGLRTLAYSGYGRGYSDRVVARYDEALFVRQLRELVEYLDLPATRHMVGTSMGALIAMAYVGQHAGSMATLTLVGPAGLSRQPLAQKLLVGNDITAGFIAKRFGRRVLDRHLGHNVADPYRAAALAAMVGDAARYEGSIYALFETLQHFPLFDRAELYRRTGTLDLPTQLIWGREDHVTPISSLDRVRELLRPSQCHVIDDCGHMAPFERPLVVADQLATFYRSA, encoded by the coding sequence ATGAAGTACTTCGTCGCGGCCGGAGAAGACCGGCAACTCGATGCCGCCGCACGGGGTGGCCTTCGCGGTAGCTACATCCAATTGTCAGACGGCGTGACACATTACGAGCTGGCAGGGCCTGCCGGCCGCGACGTCGTCGTCCTGACCGGTGGGCTGACCATCCCGTTGTTCTACTGGGACGAACTGGCTGTCGAGCTCCATGCCCGCGGCCTGCGGACCCTCGCCTACAGCGGCTACGGGCGCGGCTACTCCGACCGCGTCGTCGCCCGTTACGACGAGGCGCTGTTCGTCCGCCAACTCCGTGAGCTCGTCGAGTACCTCGACCTGCCCGCCACGCGCCACATGGTGGGCACGTCGATGGGAGCGCTTATTGCCATGGCGTACGTGGGTCAGCACGCCGGCAGCATGGCCACGTTGACGCTGGTGGGTCCTGCCGGGCTGAGCCGTCAACCTCTTGCACAGAAGCTGTTGGTGGGCAACGACATCACGGCCGGTTTCATCGCCAAGCGATTCGGGCGGCGTGTCCTCGATCGGCATCTGGGACACAATGTGGCAGACCCCTACCGCGCCGCCGCGCTGGCGGCGATGGTCGGCGACGCCGCGCGGTACGAAGGATCCATCTACGCGCTTTTCGAGACGCTGCAACACTTTCCGCTATTCGACCGCGCCGAGCTCTACCGGCGCACGGGCACGCTTGATCTGCCCACCCAGCTGATCTGGGGCCGTGAGGACCACGTCACGCCGATCAGCAGCCTGGACCGGGTCCGCGAACTGCTTCGGCCCAGCCAATGCCACGTCATCGATGACTGCGGCCACATGGCTCCTTTCGAACGTCCCCTCGTCGTCGCCGACCAATTGGCGACCTTCTACAGATCGGCTTGA
- a CDS encoding bifunctional 2-polyprenyl-6-hydroxyphenol methylase/3-demethylubiquinol 3-O-methyltransferase UbiG produces the protein MVITRERATLARSIRLLSEFRFEQSDPARFYGGLARDTVALVDGLWRDLNGAAPDGATVLDVGGGPGYFATEFSSAGMTYIGVEPDPREMHAGPAAQPDGAGTFVRASGMALPFADGSVDVCLSSNVAEHVREPWLMGREMLRVTRPGGLVILSYTVWLGPFGGHEMGLTHYLGGRRAAEMYTRKHGHRPKNDYGSSLFAVSAAAGLEWARSTGALVAAFPRYHPRWAWRATSVPVLQEFLTSNLVLVLQPS, from the coding sequence CTGGTCATCACGCGTGAGCGGGCCACCCTCGCCCGCTCGATCCGCCTGCTCAGCGAGTTCCGTTTCGAGCAGAGCGACCCGGCCCGCTTCTACGGCGGCCTCGCCCGGGACACCGTCGCCCTGGTGGACGGCCTGTGGCGCGATCTCAACGGAGCCGCACCCGACGGCGCCACGGTGCTCGACGTCGGCGGCGGTCCCGGCTACTTCGCCACCGAATTCTCCAGCGCCGGAATGACATACATCGGTGTCGAGCCCGACCCCCGGGAGATGCATGCCGGCCCGGCCGCCCAACCCGACGGCGCCGGCACCTTCGTGCGGGCCTCGGGCATGGCCCTGCCGTTCGCCGACGGCAGCGTCGACGTCTGCCTGTCGTCGAACGTCGCCGAGCATGTCCGCGAACCGTGGCTGATGGGCCGGGAGATGTTGCGGGTGACCCGGCCGGGCGGGCTGGTGATCCTGTCGTACACGGTGTGGCTGGGTCCCTTCGGCGGCCACGAGATGGGGCTGACGCACTACCTCGGCGGCCGGCGGGCCGCCGAGATGTACACCCGCAAACACGGCCACCGGCCGAAGAACGACTACGGATCGTCGTTGTTCGCGGTATCGGCCGCGGCTGGCCTGGAGTGGGCGCGCAGCACTGGGGCGCTGGTCGCCGCATTTCCCCGCTACCACCCGCGATGGGCCTGGCGTGCGACTTCTGTACCGGTGTTACAGGAGTTCTTGACGAGCAACCTGGTGTTGGTGCTCCAGCCCAGCTGA
- a CDS encoding TetR/AcrR family transcriptional regulator: protein MSTSRTSAELEQSPRRSRGRPPVPLDRIIATAVSLLDEEGADALSMRNLAQRLDSGTATLYRHFTGRAQLVAHVIDSVLAEAHVDDDALDAVTWQQACEVLAHSLFDVFRRHPHVAPLLVERIPTGPNAMAQREQTIALLLKSGFTAPLAAQACATLARYVLGFATQLSPPDAGAADHDEVWQTLDPQAYPATVSVADHLPVPLEQEFTFGLRLLINGLSQVAHQGN from the coding sequence GTGAGCACGTCACGTACCAGCGCCGAGCTGGAGCAGAGCCCGCGGCGGTCCCGGGGCCGACCACCGGTGCCGCTGGACCGCATCATCGCGACGGCTGTTTCACTCCTGGACGAGGAAGGCGCCGACGCGCTGTCGATGCGCAACCTGGCCCAACGCCTGGACTCGGGTACCGCGACGTTGTATCGGCATTTCACCGGCCGGGCCCAACTGGTCGCCCACGTGATCGACAGCGTGTTGGCCGAGGCGCACGTGGACGACGACGCACTCGACGCCGTGACATGGCAGCAAGCCTGTGAAGTGCTGGCGCACAGCCTGTTCGACGTGTTCCGGCGCCACCCGCACGTCGCGCCGCTGCTGGTCGAGAGAATTCCGACCGGGCCCAACGCGATGGCCCAGCGCGAACAGACGATCGCGCTACTGCTCAAATCGGGCTTCACGGCACCCCTGGCCGCACAGGCTTGCGCCACGCTGGCGCGCTACGTGCTGGGATTCGCGACCCAGCTGTCCCCGCCCGATGCGGGCGCCGCGGACCACGACGAGGTCTGGCAGACGCTCGACCCACAGGCATATCCGGCCACCGTCAGCGTCGCCGATCATCTGCCCGTGCCGCTGGAGCAGGAATTCACCTTCGGCCTGCGACTCCTCATCAACGGCTTGAGCCAGGTTGCGCACCAAGGCAATTGA
- a CDS encoding glycosyltransferase family 4 protein: MPDHPQQPAGSPDEIRSVLLLCWRDTGHPQGGGSETYLQRIGAQLAESGVRVTLRTARYRGASRTEVVDGIRISRGGGRLSVYIWAGLAMVLARVGLGPLRGVRPDVVIDSQNGIPFLARLAYGRRAMVLVHHCHRDQWPVAGRFMSKFGWFVESRLSPRLHRNNQYVTVSLPSARDLVDLGVDASRIAVVRNGVDLAPAASLALPRAAEPRIVVLSRLVPHKQIEDVLDAVALLAPVVPGLRLDVVGGGWWDERLVAHARRLGISSAVTFHGQVDEATKHEVLQQAWVHALPSRKEGWALAVIEAAQHGVPTVGYRSSGGLTDSIVDGVTGLLVDDHRGLVTALETLLTDAVLRDELGAKAQVRAAEFSWPQSASALRTVAEAVRDGKFVNGIV; encoded by the coding sequence ATGCCAGACCACCCCCAGCAACCCGCTGGATCTCCTGACGAGATCCGGTCGGTGCTGCTGCTCTGCTGGCGGGACACCGGCCATCCCCAGGGCGGCGGTAGCGAGACGTATCTGCAGCGCATCGGCGCGCAACTGGCCGAGTCCGGGGTGCGGGTGACGCTGCGGACGGCGCGCTATCGCGGGGCGTCGCGCACCGAGGTCGTCGACGGCATTCGGATCAGTCGCGGCGGCGGCCGGCTGTCGGTCTACATCTGGGCCGGGCTGGCCATGGTGCTGGCCCGTGTCGGGCTGGGTCCGCTGCGCGGCGTCCGGCCGGATGTGGTGATCGATTCGCAGAACGGCATCCCCTTCCTGGCTCGCTTGGCCTACGGCCGGCGCGCGATGGTGCTGGTGCATCACTGCCACCGCGACCAGTGGCCGGTAGCTGGGCGGTTCATGAGCAAGTTCGGCTGGTTCGTGGAGTCGCGGCTCTCGCCCCGGCTGCACCGCAACAACCAGTACGTGACGGTGTCACTGCCGTCGGCCCGGGACCTGGTGGACCTGGGTGTCGACGCTTCGCGGATCGCCGTCGTCCGCAACGGGGTCGACCTCGCTCCGGCGGCGTCCCTCGCGCTGCCCCGCGCTGCCGAGCCGCGCATCGTGGTGCTGTCGAGACTGGTGCCGCACAAGCAGATCGAGGACGTGCTCGACGCCGTCGCGCTGCTGGCGCCGGTGGTGCCGGGACTGCGCCTGGACGTCGTCGGCGGCGGCTGGTGGGACGAGCGGCTGGTCGCCCACGCTCGCCGGCTCGGTATCAGCTCGGCGGTCACGTTCCACGGCCAGGTCGACGAGGCCACCAAACACGAAGTGCTGCAACAGGCTTGGGTCCACGCGCTGCCGTCGCGCAAGGAAGGCTGGGCGCTGGCCGTCATCGAGGCCGCCCAGCACGGTGTGCCGACGGTCGGCTACCGGTCCTCGGGCGGCCTGACCGACTCGATCGTCGATGGGGTGACGGGCCTGCTGGTCGATGACCATCGCGGTCTGGTCACGGCGCTCGAGACTCTGCTGACCGACGCCGTCCTGCGCGACGAGCTGGGTGCCAAGGCGCAGGTGCGGGCGGCCGAATTCTCGTGGCCGCAAAGCGCTTCCGCGTTGCGGACCGTTGCCGAAGCGGTCCGGGACGGCAAGTTCGTCAACGGGATCGTCTGA
- a CDS encoding amidohydrolase family protein, with protein MTRILLRGAHVVTMAPNRPDTERIDILIEGSRIAMMGDRLDATGADVVDLTDRIVIPGLVNAHLHTWQTALRFAGADWSLLEYLAHTHGHVARRYRPEDMYIDTLVGALNQINCGTTTLGDWCHNCLTPAHTDAGLDALNAAGIRAVFLHGTPHGGPTKPHDVREVDRLLDGPIANSTLLTLGMAIKSPQLSTPDVAIADLRAALDRGVIASMHQSAGAPTKGWGAVGAAGLWGPHANIVHGTGLTDDWVKRLVDAGATFTSTPENELGQGHCTSITEQLLRAHAAPSLGTDTETAVSGEVLTAARITLARQRGLIHDLELLRTGLSAATAAPTSKQALSWATVHGARALGLSDRVGHLAPGMQADLVVIDARALNLWPAHDPIAAALQAGIANIEAVMIAGTWRKRQHALVDTDVDMVKDRLKESGERFAHKIRATGPVARTRRRVVRTVVRRHLRHQTRSGGA; from the coding sequence GTGACCCGAATTCTGTTGCGCGGCGCGCACGTAGTGACCATGGCTCCCAATCGGCCCGACACCGAGCGCATCGACATCCTCATCGAGGGCAGCCGCATCGCCATGATGGGTGACCGCCTCGACGCCACCGGCGCCGACGTCGTCGACCTCACCGACCGCATCGTCATCCCAGGGCTCGTCAACGCCCACCTGCACACCTGGCAGACCGCGCTACGGTTCGCCGGCGCGGACTGGTCGTTGCTGGAGTACCTGGCCCACACCCACGGCCACGTCGCCCGCCGATACCGCCCCGAGGACATGTACATCGACACGCTGGTCGGCGCCTTGAACCAGATCAATTGCGGGACAACCACGTTGGGCGACTGGTGCCACAACTGCCTGACTCCGGCACACACCGACGCGGGTCTCGACGCACTGAACGCCGCCGGTATCCGCGCGGTCTTCTTGCACGGCACCCCGCACGGTGGCCCGACCAAACCGCATGACGTGCGCGAGGTTGACCGGCTCCTCGACGGGCCCATCGCCAACAGCACACTGCTCACGCTGGGAATGGCCATCAAGAGTCCGCAATTGTCGACACCCGACGTGGCGATCGCGGACCTGCGGGCCGCCCTCGACCGCGGCGTGATCGCCTCGATGCACCAGAGCGCGGGCGCCCCCACCAAGGGCTGGGGAGCCGTCGGCGCTGCCGGCCTATGGGGGCCACATGCCAACATCGTGCACGGCACCGGCCTGACCGACGATTGGGTCAAGCGTCTCGTCGACGCCGGGGCCACCTTCACGTCCACCCCGGAAAACGAACTGGGGCAAGGACATTGCACGTCGATCACCGAACAACTGCTGCGTGCGCACGCGGCGCCGTCGCTGGGCACGGACACCGAAACCGCAGTCTCCGGCGAGGTTCTGACCGCCGCCCGGATCACCCTGGCCCGCCAACGCGGACTGATCCACGACCTGGAATTGCTCCGAACCGGCCTCAGCGCAGCGACCGCGGCGCCCACCAGTAAGCAGGCGCTGTCCTGGGCGACCGTCCACGGTGCGCGCGCCCTGGGATTGTCCGACCGGGTCGGCCACCTGGCCCCGGGCATGCAGGCCGATCTGGTCGTCATCGACGCCCGAGCGTTGAACCTGTGGCCCGCGCACGACCCGATTGCCGCGGCGTTGCAGGCCGGCATCGCCAACATCGAGGCAGTCATGATCGCCGGCACCTGGCGCAAGCGCCAGCATGCCCTGGTCGACACCGACGTCGACATGGTCAAAGACCGACTCAAGGAGTCGGGCGAACGATTCGCACACAAGATCCGCGCGACCGGCCCGGTGGCCCGCACCCGACGCCGCGTGGTCCGCACCGTCGTGCGCCGGCACCTCCGCCACCAGACGCGCTCCGGTGGTGCGTAG
- a CDS encoding DUF3068 domain-containing protein, translated as MNRAVGLRIAACVLMGLGAALLIAALLLTTYTSGKIAKIPLDIDTTLVSNGTGTALDPASLLGEKFVVNKNVPLVLQRQISVENPANADVVTLQVGNTVRRTDKQQDNGLLLALVDTVTLNRTTAAAVTGAAGSVQKPRTIEDQNPPTNIALPHTGLSYRFPFSTEKKTYQVFDPIAQKAYDANYEGEEDVNGLSVYKFTQNVGFDADGKLVEPIKYSSLYDKDEDGSVTARAELWGVQSAEPTDPITMQRYYAAARTFWVDPVSGTIVKEKDRGFHYYSRDALKPEVTFADYTVTSNEQTVESQVAAAHDERDKLALWDRILPITFGGLGLVFLVGGVLLAGYSLRSQAALIDPGLDAAGHGFFGRRDTDSGPMPAAEAMTEKLPTQRPTDLPPDRI; from the coding sequence TTGAACCGCGCTGTGGGGTTGCGAATCGCGGCATGCGTGTTGATGGGGCTCGGCGCTGCCCTGCTGATTGCTGCTCTGCTGTTGACTACTTATACGTCGGGCAAGATCGCCAAGATTCCGCTCGACATCGACACCACGCTGGTCAGCAACGGCACCGGGACCGCGCTGGACCCCGCGTCGCTGCTGGGCGAGAAGTTCGTCGTCAACAAGAACGTGCCGCTGGTGCTGCAGCGCCAGATCAGCGTCGAGAACCCGGCGAACGCCGACGTGGTGACGCTGCAGGTCGGTAACACCGTGCGCCGCACCGACAAGCAACAGGACAACGGCCTGCTGCTCGCACTCGTCGACACCGTGACGCTCAACCGCACCACCGCCGCCGCGGTGACGGGTGCGGCCGGCTCGGTACAGAAGCCGCGCACCATCGAGGACCAGAACCCGCCGACCAACATCGCGCTGCCCCACACCGGGCTGAGCTACCGCTTCCCGTTCAGCACGGAGAAGAAGACCTACCAGGTGTTCGACCCGATCGCGCAGAAGGCGTACGACGCCAACTACGAGGGCGAAGAAGACGTCAACGGCCTCTCGGTCTACAAGTTCACCCAGAACGTCGGCTTCGACGCCGATGGCAAGCTGGTCGAGCCCATCAAGTACTCGTCGCTGTACGACAAGGACGAAGACGGCTCCGTGACCGCCCGCGCCGAACTGTGGGGCGTGCAGTCCGCCGAGCCGACCGACCCGATCACCATGCAGCGCTACTACGCGGCTGCGCGCACCTTCTGGGTGGACCCGGTCTCCGGCACCATCGTCAAGGAGAAGGACCGCGGCTTCCACTACTACTCGCGCGACGCCCTCAAGCCCGAGGTGACGTTCGCCGACTACACCGTCACCTCCAACGAGCAGACGGTCGAATCTCAGGTCGCCGCCGCCCACGACGAGCGCGACAAGCTGGCCCTGTGGGACCGCATCCTGCCCATCACCTTCGGTGGTCTGGGACTGGTGTTCCTGGTCGGTGGCGTGCTGCTGGCCGGCTACAGCCTGCGGTCGCAGGCCGCGCTGATCGATCCGGGCCTCGACGCCGCCGGGCATGGCTTCTTCGGCCGGCGCGACACCGATTCCGGACCGATGCCCGCCGCTGAGGCCATGACCGAGAAGCTGCCCACCCAGCGGCCGACCGACCTGCCACCGGACCGGATCTGA
- a CDS encoding sugar transferase, with translation MTLSTFGLTRLPSSRTVWQPHYARRVLITDAVAIVLAMLFAQWVRFGGAGYGPSASMLYTGYSLVLACLWLGVLNLHHARSASILGCGIEEYRRVVAASFWTFGVIAIVALLARLEIARGYLALAFPLGTIGLLIGRKLWRRRVRARRHAGECLTSVLAIGDRDAIAVLATELMNDPGDGYVVVGAGIPGDPGARGDVIRIGDRVIPIFGDENDALGALGDRCAADTVALTDAEHFGVAGIQRLTWRLEASDVDLVVSPGLLDVAGARLAMRPVAGMPLLHVEKPQYHGAKSFLKKAFDFGFALAALIGTAPLLVLTAIAIKMTSRGPVFYRSERIGLDGEPFTMIKFRSMVVDAEERLDDLLPSNEMAGGVMFKMRDDPRVTLIGKVLRRYSIDELPQFINVLKQDMSVVGPRPPLRREVETYNGDIRRKLLVKPGVTGLWQISGRSDLTWDKAVRLDLSYVDNWSMLTDVGIILKTLTVVARGDGAY, from the coding sequence ATGACGCTTTCGACGTTCGGGCTCACCCGGCTTCCGAGTTCACGCACGGTCTGGCAGCCGCATTACGCGCGTCGCGTGCTGATCACCGATGCCGTGGCCATCGTCCTCGCGATGCTGTTCGCGCAATGGGTCCGATTCGGCGGAGCGGGTTACGGCCCTTCGGCCTCCATGCTCTATACCGGGTACTCGCTGGTGCTGGCCTGCCTGTGGCTGGGCGTCCTGAACTTGCATCACGCCCGCTCCGCGTCGATCCTCGGCTGTGGCATCGAGGAGTATCGCCGCGTGGTCGCCGCGTCCTTCTGGACGTTCGGCGTGATCGCGATCGTGGCCCTGCTGGCGCGGCTCGAGATCGCACGCGGTTACCTGGCCTTGGCCTTCCCGCTGGGCACCATCGGGCTGCTCATCGGCCGCAAGCTGTGGCGGCGCCGGGTTCGTGCCCGCCGGCATGCGGGCGAATGCCTGACATCTGTTCTCGCCATTGGTGATCGGGACGCCATCGCGGTCCTCGCGACCGAGCTCATGAACGATCCCGGCGACGGTTACGTGGTGGTCGGCGCCGGCATCCCGGGCGACCCGGGCGCGCGCGGTGACGTCATCAGGATCGGGGACCGGGTGATCCCGATCTTCGGCGACGAGAACGACGCCCTCGGCGCGCTCGGCGACCGCTGCGCCGCCGACACCGTGGCGCTGACCGACGCCGAACATTTCGGTGTCGCCGGAATCCAGCGGCTCACCTGGCGCCTCGAGGCGTCCGACGTCGACCTGGTGGTGTCGCCCGGCCTGCTCGACGTGGCGGGCGCGCGGCTGGCGATGCGGCCGGTGGCCGGCATGCCGCTGCTGCACGTGGAGAAGCCGCAGTACCACGGTGCCAAGAGCTTCCTGAAGAAGGCGTTCGACTTCGGATTCGCGCTGGCGGCGCTGATCGGGACGGCGCCGCTGCTCGTGCTCACGGCCATCGCCATCAAGATGACGAGCCGCGGTCCGGTGTTCTACCGGTCGGAACGCATCGGGTTGGACGGTGAGCCGTTCACCATGATCAAGTTCCGCAGCATGGTGGTCGACGCGGAGGAGCGGCTCGACGACCTGCTCCCGTCGAACGAGATGGCCGGCGGCGTCATGTTCAAGATGCGCGACGATCCGCGGGTGACACTGATCGGAAAGGTGTTGCGCCGCTACAGCATCGACGAGCTTCCGCAGTTCATCAACGTGCTCAAGCAGGACATGAGCGTCGTCGGACCCCGGCCGCCGCTGCGCCGGGAGGTCGAGACCTACAACGGCGACATCAGGCGCAAGCTGCTCGTCAAACCGGGCGTGACAGGGCTCTGGCAGATCAGCGGCCGGTCCGACCTCACGTGGGACAAGGCTGTGCGCCTTGACCTTTCGTACGTCGACAACTGGTCGATGCTCACCGACGTCGGGATCATCCTCAAGACGTTGACGGTGGTGGCACGCGGCGACGGGGCGTACTGA
- a CDS encoding alpha/beta fold hydrolase: MNSRDIDVHANSRFATVDGMRIHYRRSGKGPTVVLLHGSASSLYGVEALAQRLWASFDVIRLDLPGFGVTGPRPDRDYRVTTYAGTLARFLATVGVERCAVVGNSLGGNIAWNLALDHPEHLHLTGLVLINATGYPDKELPAAMALARNPVVGQLLRRFMPRRAVERSLRQAVGPDSDIVDAAMVERAHRLWNRPGNRAAFVDFLCTDQPDRSAEIPDIDVPTLVLRSAGMDGQHFTRDIAGSVEKVHPDGGHLLPEEDPAWVADAITEYLRSLQPGNAR; encoded by the coding sequence ATGAACTCTCGCGATATCGATGTGCACGCGAACTCGCGGTTCGCCACCGTCGACGGCATGCGGATTCACTACCGGCGGTCGGGCAAAGGCCCGACGGTGGTGCTCCTGCACGGCAGTGCGTCGTCGCTGTACGGGGTGGAGGCGCTCGCCCAACGGCTGTGGGCGTCCTTCGACGTCATTCGCCTCGATCTGCCCGGTTTCGGCGTGACGGGGCCGCGCCCCGACCGCGACTACCGCGTCACCACCTACGCCGGGACGCTCGCCCGCTTCCTGGCCACCGTCGGCGTCGAGCGATGCGCCGTGGTGGGTAACTCGTTGGGCGGCAACATCGCCTGGAACCTTGCCCTCGATCATCCCGAGCACCTGCACCTGACCGGTTTGGTGTTGATCAATGCCACCGGCTACCCCGACAAAGAACTGCCGGCCGCGATGGCACTGGCGCGCAATCCCGTTGTGGGGCAGCTGCTGCGGCGGTTCATGCCGCGCCGCGCTGTCGAACGCAGTCTGCGCCAGGCAGTCGGCCCCGACTCCGACATCGTCGATGCCGCGATGGTCGAGCGCGCACACCGGCTGTGGAACCGGCCCGGTAACCGCGCGGCGTTCGTCGACTTCCTCTGCACCGACCAGCCCGACCGCAGCGCCGAAATCCCCGACATCGACGTGCCCACCCTGGTGCTGCGCAGTGCGGGCATGGACGGCCAGCATTTCACCCGCGACATCGCCGGCAGCGTCGAAAAGGTCCATCCCGACGGCGGGCACCTGCTCCCCGAGGAAGACCCAGCCTGGGTGGCCGATGCGATCACCGAATACCTGCGATCCCTCCAACCGGGGAACGCCAGATGA
- a CDS encoding acyltransferase — protein MRACAAMGVVLTHVAFQTANSSGWYGRLFTRFDLAVAVFFALSGFLLWRGHAAAARGLRHRPPTGHYLRSRIVRIMPGYLGAVVVILALLPDAHADLTVWLANLTLTQVYVPLTLTAGLTQMWSLAVEVSFYLVLPLLALLARRLPVDWRVPAIAALAVASFAWPALPWHLPFGVNQMNWLPALFSWFAAGMLLAELTVMPVGRMHQLARRRWVMAAIAGVAFVIAATPLAGNIGLAPGTVGQVVVKTAMGAVVAGALLAPLVLDAPGTPHRILGSTTMVTLGRWSYGLFIWHLAALAMVFPVIGEFPFNGHMPIVLILTWIFGFAIAAVSYGLIESPCRELLRRWESRHAPSPRDSAITDAPEPAAVG, from the coding sequence ATGCGCGCCTGTGCCGCCATGGGGGTCGTCCTCACGCACGTGGCGTTCCAGACCGCCAACAGCAGCGGCTGGTACGGCCGGCTGTTCACCCGTTTCGACCTGGCCGTCGCGGTGTTCTTCGCGCTGTCGGGCTTCCTGTTGTGGCGCGGCCACGCCGCCGCCGCGCGGGGTCTGCGGCACCGGCCGCCGACGGGCCACTACCTGCGCTCACGCATCGTCCGCATCATGCCGGGCTACCTCGGGGCCGTCGTGGTGATCCTGGCATTGCTGCCCGACGCCCACGCCGACCTCACGGTGTGGCTCGCCAACCTCACGCTCACCCAGGTCTATGTGCCCCTGACGCTGACCGCCGGGCTGACGCAGATGTGGAGCCTGGCCGTCGAGGTCTCCTTCTATCTCGTCTTGCCGCTGCTGGCACTGCTGGCGCGCCGGCTGCCGGTGGACTGGCGCGTGCCCGCGATCGCGGCGCTGGCGGTGGCGAGCTTCGCGTGGCCCGCGCTGCCGTGGCACCTGCCCTTCGGCGTCAACCAGATGAACTGGCTGCCGGCGCTGTTCTCGTGGTTCGCCGCCGGCATGCTGCTGGCGGAGCTGACGGTCATGCCTGTCGGCCGCATGCATCAGTTGGCCCGGCGCCGCTGGGTGATGGCGGCCATTGCCGGCGTGGCGTTCGTCATCGCGGCGACGCCGCTGGCCGGCAACATCGGACTCGCGCCGGGCACCGTCGGCCAGGTCGTGGTCAAGACCGCGATGGGCGCCGTGGTCGCCGGGGCACTGCTGGCACCGCTGGTGCTGGACGCACCCGGGACGCCGCACCGCATCCTCGGCAGCACCACGATGGTGACGCTCGGCCGCTGGTCCTACGGCTTGTTCATCTGGCATCTCGCGGCGCTGGCCATGGTGTTCCCGGTGATCGGCGAGTTCCCGTTCAACGGCCACATGCCGATCGTGCTGATCCTGACGTGGATTTTCGGTTTCGCGATCGCCGCCGTCAGCTACGGGCTGATCGAGTCGCCTTGCCGCGAGCTGCTGCGCCGCTGGGAATCCCGGCACGCCCCGTCACCGCGCGACAGCGCGATCACCGACGCTCCGGAGCCCGCCGCGGTCGGATAG